The following are from one region of the Heptranchias perlo isolate sHepPer1 chromosome 11, sHepPer1.hap1, whole genome shotgun sequence genome:
- the slc35a5 gene encoding UDP-sugar transporter protein SLC35A5 produces the protein MVSKSYASFCSRSVAYTLVLGALFICLGCSRILLMKFSANEENRYNYLPATVNVCAETVKLVFCGVLALRVLIQEGQTCKDLGCSSWRSFFWFMKWSVPAFLYFVDNLIAFYVLVYLQPAMAVLFSNFVIITTAILFRIVLKRRLSLVQWASLVILFLSIVALTSGTGVAQYVVTKHMFNRNIHFNASNSCIPFITSQDKNAQHLMEINSTMFLLPASKWDTSSLKNFNLGLCHLFIIIQCFIASMANIYNEKMLKEGDQLTESIFIQNSKLYFFGVLFNGLILLLRSESRTHIQNCGFFYGHNLFSVTLIFITAAFGLSVAFILKFRDNMFHVLTAQIITVIITTVSIFIFDFKPSLSFLFEVPVIFLAIFIYNASRIKDPAYVLQRERLKVINGELLERSSGDGEELERLTKPNTDSETEEDSF, from the exons ATGGTATCCAAATCCTATGCTTCCTTTTGTTCCCGTTCAGTGGCGTATACACTGGTGTTGGGTGCGTTGTTCATCTGCCTTGGCTGCAGTCGGATTCTCCTAATGAAGTTTTCTGCCAATGAAG AGAATAGATACAACTATCTACCAGCCACAGTGAATGTATGTGCAGAGACTGTAAAACTGGTGTTTTGTGGAGTTCTAGCTCTAAGGGTTCTGAtacaag AGGGACAGACATGCAAGGATTTGGGATGTTCTTCTTGGCGCAGTTTTTTTTGGTTTATGAAATGGTCTGTTCCGGCATTTCTCTACTTCGTGGATAATTTAATTGCCTTCTATGTGTTGGTCTACCTCCAACCA GCAATGGCTGTCTTGTTCTCAAATTTCGTTATTATCACAACAGCTATTCTGTTCAGGATTGTTCTGAA GCGGCGCCTGTCCTTGGTGCAATGGGCATCACTCGTGATTTTATTCCTTTCCATCGTAGCTCTCACATCAGGAACTGGAGTAGCCCAATATGTTGTGACAAAACACATGTTTAATCGCAACATACACTTCAATGCTTCGAATAGCTGCATCCCATTCATAACATCTCAGGATAAAAATGCTCAACACCTGATGGAGATCAATTCCACAATGTTTTTATTGCCAGCTTCGAAATGGGACACAAGCTCTTTAAAAAACTTTAACCTTGGTCTCTGCCACCTTTTTATAATTATACAGTGTTTTATCGCATCCATGGcaaacatttataatgaaaaaatgCTGAAAGAAGGAGATCAATTGACTGAAAGTATTTTCATTCAGAATAGTAAGCTGTACTTTTTTGGAGTTTTATTCAATGGGCTAATATTACTTCTTCGATCTGAATCCCGCACCCACATCCAAAACTGTGGGTTTTTCTATGGGCACAACCTGTTTTCTGTGACTTTAATTTTTATTACTGCTGCCTTTGGATTGTCCGTGGCTTTTATCCTGAAGTTCAGAGACAACATGTTTCATGTCCTCACTGCCCAAATAATAACTGTTATCATTACTACAGTATCTATCTTTATATTTGATTTTAAACCGTCATTGAGCTTCTTATTTGAAGTCCCTGTCATATTCCTGGCAATATTTATTTACAATGCCAGCAGGATAAAGGACCCAGCATATGTGCTACAGCGAGAGAGACTCAAGGTTATAAATGGTGAACTTCTGGAGCGTTCCAGTGGG